Proteins encoded in a region of the Roseateles sp. SL47 genome:
- a CDS encoding BLUF domain-containing protein: MLVRLVYASRASRDLSPQDLQDIVRRSRQHNTQEGITGLLCYTEGIFIQVLEGSRESVNTRYKRIVADERHVQCTLMAYEEIAERRFSGWSMGQVNLHRLNPAMVLKYSETQKLDPFRMTGTALTQLFDELVAAGAIECS, translated from the coding sequence ATGCTTGTTCGCCTCGTTTATGCAAGCCGCGCCTCGCGCGACCTGAGCCCGCAGGACCTGCAGGACATCGTGCGCCGCTCCCGTCAGCACAACACGCAGGAGGGCATCACCGGCCTGCTTTGTTACACCGAAGGCATCTTCATCCAGGTGCTGGAGGGGTCACGGGAGTCGGTGAACACCCGCTACAAGCGCATCGTGGCGGATGAGCGGCATGTGCAATGCACGCTGATGGCCTATGAAGAAATCGCGGAACGGCGTTTCTCGGGCTGGTCGATGGGGCAGGTGAATCTGCACCGGCTCAATCCCGCCATGGTGCTCAAGTACAGCGAAACCCAGAAGCTGGACCCGTTCCGCATGACGGGTACCGCGCTGACCCAGCTCTTCGATGAACTGGTGGCGGCCGGCGCCATTGAATGCAGCTGA
- a CDS encoding NAD(P)/FAD-dependent oxidoreductase, whose protein sequence is MRRRDWILAGASLTACATVRAQPSWRRARVVVVGGGIGGATAARYLRLWSDHQLEVVLIDPQATFVSCPLSNLVLGGFTTLEALSRPMDALDAQGVHRIRDHVTHIDTERRLVLLAGSDPLRYDKLIVSPGIDLDWSSVQGLRDAHQSGQILQAWKAGPETLALRRQLEALPDGGVFALTIPEAPYRCPPGPYERASVVAAWMKQARPRSKLLVLDANPDITSKAALFKKVWAERYAGLIEYRPLHKAVAVETGRSAGGVVRFELQSPERADVLNVLPAMHAGPLARTTGLAGSGPAPGRWCPVHYQTFASPLAADVHVIGDAIQVAPAMPKSGHMANAHAKVAAAAVLSSLAGLPPDDQPMLTNTCYSHVDGQQVIHVASVHRYLAQEKTYRTVPGSGGVSDGPTALEARYAWHWARTLWSDMLG, encoded by the coding sequence ATGCGCCGCCGCGACTGGATCCTGGCCGGCGCTTCACTCACCGCCTGTGCGACAGTCCGCGCCCAGCCGAGCTGGCGACGCGCCCGTGTGGTGGTGGTGGGCGGCGGCATCGGTGGCGCCACCGCTGCGCGCTACCTGCGGCTGTGGTCCGACCACCAGCTGGAGGTGGTGCTCATCGACCCGCAGGCGACCTTTGTGTCCTGCCCGCTGTCCAACCTGGTGCTGGGTGGCTTCACCACGCTGGAGGCCCTCAGCCGCCCCATGGATGCACTGGATGCCCAAGGCGTTCACCGCATCCGGGACCACGTCACCCACATCGACACCGAGCGGCGTCTTGTGCTGCTGGCCGGTAGCGACCCGCTGCGTTACGACAAGCTGATCGTCTCCCCCGGCATTGATCTGGATTGGAGCAGCGTGCAGGGCCTGCGCGACGCCCATCAGTCCGGCCAGATCCTGCAAGCCTGGAAGGCCGGCCCGGAAACCCTCGCCCTGCGTCGGCAGTTGGAAGCCCTGCCGGATGGCGGCGTCTTTGCCCTGACGATTCCCGAAGCCCCTTACCGCTGCCCACCCGGCCCTTATGAACGCGCCAGCGTGGTGGCGGCGTGGATGAAGCAGGCTCGGCCGCGGTCAAAGCTGCTGGTGCTGGATGCCAATCCGGACATCACCTCCAAGGCCGCGCTGTTCAAGAAGGTGTGGGCGGAGCGTTATGCCGGCTTGATTGAATACCGGCCGCTGCACAAGGCGGTGGCGGTTGAAACCGGACGCAGCGCCGGTGGTGTGGTGCGATTTGAATTGCAATCGCCGGAACGCGCCGATGTTTTGAATGTGCTGCCCGCGATGCATGCGGGCCCGTTGGCGCGCACCACCGGCCTGGCCGGTTCAGGCCCTGCCCCAGGCCGCTGGTGCCCGGTGCACTATCAGACCTTTGCCTCCCCCCTGGCGGCGGACGTGCATGTGATTGGCGACGCGATTCAGGTGGCACCGGCCATGCCCAAGAGCGGGCATATGGCCAATGCCCATGCCAAGGTGGCGGCAGCGGCGGTGCTCAGCAGCCTGGCCGGCCTGCCGCCGGATGACCAGCCGATGCTGACCAACACCTGCTACAGCCATGTGGACGGTCAGCAGGTGATTCATGTGGCCAGCGTGCATCGCTACCTGGCGCAGGAGAAGACCTACCGCACCGTGCCGGGCTCTGGTGGCGTCTCAGACGGGCCGACGGCCCTGGAGGCCCGTTATGCCTGGCACTGGGCCCGCACGCTGTGGAGCGACATGCTGGGCTGA
- a CDS encoding LemA family protein, with amino-acid sequence MTVIWERSLWVIGAIVLFWGIGAYNRVMLLRNEIGKAFAQLDEALTRRATLGESLLLHLRERLPSEQASIDALAAAQADATTAAQWVRAKPHAADPIAQLAITSAVHGAALTRLISLVEHHSELVSDAELYGIVDELKLVDRQRAFARQVFNQSVQNYNEAVRQFPTRVLVSFFGFSESRSL; translated from the coding sequence GTGACCGTCATCTGGGAACGCAGCCTGTGGGTGATTGGTGCCATCGTGCTCTTCTGGGGCATTGGCGCCTACAACCGCGTCATGCTGCTGCGCAATGAGATTGGCAAGGCCTTTGCGCAGCTGGATGAGGCCCTGACCCGCCGCGCGACGCTGGGCGAATCGCTGCTGTTGCACCTGCGGGAGCGCTTGCCCAGTGAACAGGCCAGCATCGACGCACTGGCCGCTGCGCAGGCGGACGCGACGACAGCGGCCCAATGGGTGCGGGCCAAGCCACATGCGGCGGACCCCATCGCGCAACTGGCCATCACCTCGGCGGTGCATGGTGCCGCCCTCACCCGACTGATCTCCCTGGTGGAACATCATTCGGAACTGGTGTCGGATGCGGAGCTGTACGGCATTGTCGACGAGCTCAAGCTGGTGGACCGCCAACGCGCGTTTGCCCGGCAGGTCTTCAACCAGTCCGTCCAGAACTACAACGAGGCCGTGCGGCAGTTCCCCACCCGGGTGCTGGTGAGCTTCTTCGGATTCTCCGAATCCCGCAGCCTCTGA